The DNA sequence AATTTAGAAGGGGACTACTATAATCCATTTATCAAAGAATAACCTTAAGTCCAATAGACTTTAATTGTTGAGCGAGCTGAGATTCTTCATCCTGCGTTAGGTTCCTCACTAGAGGTTCCTTAACTCCCCCGAAATCGTACTTCAGTAACTTGATTAGGCTATGGTATACTGCTGGTTTGGGGTAAGCCTCAGTAATATTCATGGTTCTTGAAATCACCCTCTGTGCATTAAGGGCCTTATTTAAATCACCACTTTTGGCAAGTCTATAGGCATTCACCACAAGTTCAGTGTTTGAATTAGCTAGTATTGATATTACACCATTAGCGCCAACGGTTATTGATGGCACTATTAAATTGTCTGAGCCGCTGAAAACATTAAGACTTAGGTTAATGAATTCCATTAATTGCGCTAAGTCGCCGCTACTATCCTTAATACCGCTTAACTTAACACCGTCTTTAATAAGCCTTTCAACTAGGCTTGGAGTAATGTTGAAGCTTGTGCTGCCTGGGATATTATATATGTATAATGGTAGACTTGTTAACTCATTTATCTTACCATACATTAACTTAAGTGTACTGTAGTCAGGCTTATAGTATATTGGTGGTATTGAGGCTACTGCATCAGCCCCATAATGTTCAGCAAGCTTAATAGTCTCCCTCGTAATCCCCCAATCATTACTATAGACCTGAATAATCAAGTGCTTCGCCTTAATTTCACTAAGGACTTCAAGAATAAGTCTTCTCTCATCAATGTTAAGTAATACACCTTGACTAGTGGTTCCAAGGATGAAGAAACCATCAACCCCCTCCTTAATCAAGGCCTCAGCATGAAGAGTTAGGTTATCGGTATTGATTTTACCATCCCTAAAGGGTATGGCTAACGCTACCAGGATTCCCTCCATAATACGCAGTTAATTCATGCATTAAAATATTTTTCACTAAATGTTATTACCTTGATTATATTCTTTCTTAATTATTATTTTTAATCTACTCGCTACGCATAGATACCAGTGATTTACCTTAATATCATTATTCTATCATTAAGGTAATTCGATGAGAACTAGGCTTAGAACTATAATAAGAAGCCAAGATTTAAGTACTTATGTGAGCTATCCCATCCTTAAGAGTTGGTTTTTCCTGTTTAATTACTTTACCTTGCCCTTAGTCTGTACTAAGGATAATGGATGAGACTTTACAGGTGGTTGAGTTAGCTTCTACATACGGTCATTAGCCTAATGACTAACGTGTATTTCACCATAAGTTAACCAGTAACTTATCCTACTAATAAGTGAGCACTCTAATCTATACTATTGCTCATGACAATTATACACGTTCATTGAAGACTACGCTTAGGTGATTATGTGTAGGAGTTTAGTTCTATGGTTCAAGTATTATTTCTGCTGATATTTCATTGTCTTCACTTAGCTTGAAGGCTACTAAGTCATCATATTGATCAAGCTCCATGATGTTCCACCCATCCTTGAGTTGAACCTCCTCTGCACGTACTTTAGCTGCCAGTGAGTATTCAGCTATGGTTAACTTAGCCTGCTTGCTAACGTGGATCTTAAGTCTCCTCCTATTGAAGCCTCTAAGTGGTATTCCACCGAACCAGCCGTTTAAGCCACTTGACTCCCTTGAGTATGCCCCATCCCATATCCATACTCTAACTGGGGTTAGGGGCTTTGATAGAATTTTATCAACGGGTATTGTGAATACGCCACCAATACCTGACCTGTATGCGTATACTCCAGTATGATTAGTATGTGATGCCCCCAGGTAGAGGTTCTCACCGTCAGTTGCCATTCCTGATATGAAGCCTGTTGAAGCTATTACCTGCGGTGTCACTGAATCCATGCGCATTAGCAGTGTTACGTCGGATCTGGCTGATGGTTCCTTTAAATGGTCCCATGGATTAAAGGCTATAATGGGTATCCCATACACATACACCTTCTGTGACCTAACACCGCCTAGGTGATAGGGCATCCCATCCTCTGGGTTGTGGGTTTCCAGTAGTGGGAATAGTGTGTATTTATCCTTATCAGGTTGAATGTAAATTAAGGCTCCTGCATAGAAAGCCATTAACCTATTTTGAAGCTGAATAATCTGCCCACCCCTCCTACGTATCTTCATTCTTCTACCTGGTTCCAGTGCGAACTCAAACTCATTAACCCTATTCACTGATCCATCCCTCATATTGTATATTACTATGGCTGAATCCTCCATTAATGCTGGGTTGAATAACGTTGCGTAGATTTTATCATCCTTAAGCTCCATCTTGTATACTGTACCCTCAGCCAGGTACTCCACCTTACGGTCCCTAAGCTCGATGCGCCATAGGCCTAATTCAGCGTGTCCATCAGCTCTAGTGAAGTAGACTGAATCCTCATGACCATCGTAGAGTAGGTCAGTTACCTCACCGTACCAGTGGTTTGGAGGTATCTTATTATCCCACTTCCTTGACCAAAGCACCTCAACCCTATTATTCTCATCAATCATGTGTATGTGACTGTACTTATTCCTCATGTCTTGGAGTCCATTAGGCAAAACACCGGGTGGTGCCTTAAGCCAACCACCAATGAAGAGTAGGTCCCTTGAATTAGCCATTGCTGCATGAGTATCCCCAGCAACCCTGGGTTGGGCTCCAAGCTTCTCGTAACTATATATTAACCTACCGTCTGAGTAAACCTTGGCTGCATGCCCATCATGAATTATCATTGATTTGGATTTAGGGTGAAAGCCTATGTAAAGGCATCTGAAGCTATGGTGACCTAGGCCAGCTTCATCATGGGCTATGAAGCCCTCAAGCAGTAGATCCCTAGCCATTATTATCCCCATGGTTGAAGACTTAATAAGGATGCCCTCTAACCTATCCTATACCTCATCATTATCCTCATGCTGTGGTGTACTGCTTTAGGTGGTTTATGGTGTATTTGCTACATGTAAAACATAGTTCCCGTAGTAATGCTTATTAAGCACTTAACATCTATAATAATAATGCAAGTTAATTACCTTAACCTTGGCCGTGGATTCACCTACGTTGAGTTTGATTATATTCATAGGGTTGACTGGACATATAGGGCCAGTAACTATGAGTTCAATTACAATGTCCTTGAATCTTACATAAATGAACCTGAGAACTACGCCCTAGAGTTCGCCATACTTAAGGTTAATAATAAGGCTACGCTTAAGAGTATACTAGGCATCATTAGGAGTGACGCTAATGTTAAGGAGATTATTAAAACCACACCATTAAACGCAGGCTACCCTAAGAGGGTTAGTATTGTTCTGAAGGTTAAATTAGATAACTCCACCAGGCTTAAGGCATATAGGTTGGGTGGCATTGAGGTTAAGGACATTATAACTAATGGCGTGGAGAATTGGGGATTCGCATTACCCAGCTTAAGTGAAGTTAACAGGCTTAAACAGTATTTGGAAATGGGTGGTGAGATTAAGGAAATGCGAGTAAGGCGCGTTAACGCCGATGATTTAATATACATGACTAGCTACAGTAAGTTAACCCCATTCCTAAGTAGGGGTGAGTTAAGGGTATTGAGGACTGCTTACGAATTGGGATTCTTCAATGAACCAAGGGAGGCTACGTTAAGTAAGGTTGCAGATGAATTGGGATTATCCACTACAACTGTGAATTATGAAATAAGGAGGGGAATATATAAGCTACTAACCCTAATACTAAGGGGAGGCAATCAGTATTACGATTACTGAGATTAAAACTCATTAACCCAAGACCTAATGCTAATACTTAAATGCTCTCACCGAATTATAAGCAGCAATGATTAGAATCAGTAAACTCATCTTAGGCGTATTAGCGTTAACTACTGTGATACTTGCCTCAATATTAATGGAGTCGGTGACCTTACCTCAATATCAATTACCCAGTAATAAATCCTTCATAATACTTTGGGTGACGCCATGGGGTGGGACAAGCAATTACTCAATACCCACCTGGGCTATCCCAGGGGTTGTTGTTTGGTATCAATGTAATAACCCATCAGCATCATTATCAATGGTTAATCAACAGGTGGCGCTTATTCAACGCTACCTCAGTCAAAACAGGACAGTCTTCATAAACCTAATGTGTGAGTTACCCAATGAGTGGAGGGGTCTACTCCACTACATCACCATCCCCCAGTATTTATTAGTTAACTTAATGAATATTGATCCAGGTGGTAGGAACCTCTACATAGGGTTCAGTGAAGAGTCAGCATGTGTTAATGACCCAGTCTGCAGGGCAACAATGGTGGGTATTTATAAGGAGGTTCATGCCCTCTTTCCTGAGGCTGGCCTCTTCTACTACGCCAGTTTACGTGACCTTCCAGACAATGTCCTAGCCCTGGCTAATGAGGCTAACTTAACCTTAGTAGGTTACGATAATTATGATTACAATTACGTTAATGGTACGGTCGTTGTTCCTCAGTACGCTATAAGTGACATGATTTACCTAGAGGAACATGGCTACAATGGTAGGTTTATCATGGGGGAACTTGGGTTAAGGGTTTGCGACCAGGAGGCATACGTATATGCTTGGCAGAATCCCTACGTTGGCCCAGTTAATTGCACGGCACCAGCTATTTATGACTCACAAATATTAAGACAATATGAGGAGGAGGTTCACCCAACCTTCATAGGTATTTGGGCTTGGAATGGCCCACCCTTCGGTGTTGTTGATAATCCACTAATGCTGGAGGTGATAAGCAAGTACGCTGAGACACCTAACCTTCAACCAATTACCCCACCTTCGGGTTCGATAAGGTTAGCTTCATGGGGTCTTTCATTTAATCCACAGGGCTTAATGCAATTAATAACTAACTACACGTTATCAACAGGCAACTACGTGATTTACTCACCAATTTCAATAAATGGATTAATGCCTAATGAATCAACACTCCTCAGCATAATGAACTCCAGTAATCCACCTAATGTTATTCAGGTTAATGGAGGACCATGGCTACTTACCCTAGCCTTAAGTGGAGTGCGGTTACTTAACTTAACTTCCGTAGCCTCATCCATGGGTATGCTTAGTAATGGGGTTGAGGAGGTTATGTTGGCGAACATGTTTAACGGTACCTTACTTTCATTACCCATTAATGTATACAGGGGTGATTTACTTTACATTAATGTTCAGTTACTTAGGGAGTATAACTTACCAATACCAACTACAGTGGAGCAGTTGATTAATGATACAGAGGAGTTAGCTAACTACGGCTTTACGTGCGTATGGGTTATTCCAAGTGGGGATAATGGGCAAGATCAAATTAACCTATGGCAATCATTATTCCTTGGACTAGCCAGTGAGAAATATGGTCCAGCAGTCGCTGCTAGGTTAATGAATGAACTCCTCTACGGTACCCTTGATCTACGTAACTCAACAGTAATTCAATTAATTAATGAAACCAATCAATACTACTTAACCATAACTCAATACGACTGCTCAGGCTGGCAGTATATGAATTGGGCTGAGGCAACATCACTGCTACTTCAAGGTGCGGCAGTTTTCCAGGTTGGTGACTCTAGGTTGGCTGGTTACGCCCTTCAACAGGGTACACTGGTGTACCCGGCTACGGCCCCTTACATTAATAATACCTCAGTGAACATTATTGCTGAACCATTTCCAGGAACTGAGGGTGTTTACGTTATTGATGTTGATTCCGCTGCAATACCCATTAACGGTAACTCAATGATTAACCTCAGTGAACGCTTCGTTGAGTTCTGGGCTTCACATGCTGGTGAGTTAACTTGGGTAAATGCCTCAGGGGGATGCATGACTTGGCGTAATACATTAATTAACTCAACACCGCTGCAGGGCTTGAATTGCATTCAATTACTTAATGAACCTAATTACGGCTTCACTGTAAGTCTTAGTGATGAGGGATTATTAATGAAACCATACAGTTACCTCACTGAGGGATTACTTAACCTACAGAATTATGGAGCCGACTACTTAACAAACTTCACGGAGATTCTGATGCTTATTGAGGAGACCACTTACCAGGAGTGGGTTAACGCGAGCAAGAGCGGTTTAGGTTACTTAGGCTACTTCAAACACCCCTTCGCACAGTACCTACCTCCATGGGTTAACCCAATAAACTACAGTATGCAGAGCTACACGCCCTGGTGGATTTTAAATGAGACTAAGAAAACCACAGTAACCAGTATTTCAACAAGTAGTGCATTAAGCACATCATCAGTAACCGTAACCACTACCTATGTAACCACAGTCACAAGTATGG is a window from the Caldivirga sp. genome containing:
- a CDS encoding dihydrodipicolinate synthase family protein, with amino-acid sequence MEGILVALAIPFRDGKINTDNLTLHAEALIKEGVDGFFILGTTSQGVLLNIDERRLILEVLSEIKAKHLIIQVYSNDWGITRETIKLAEHYGADAVASIPPIYYKPDYSTLKLMYGKINELTSLPLYIYNIPGSTSFNITPSLVERLIKDGVKLSGIKDSSGDLAQLMEFINLSLNVFSGSDNLIVPSITVGANGVISILANSNTELVVNAYRLAKSGDLNKALNAQRVISRTMNITEAYPKPAVYHSLIKLLKYDFGGVKEPLVRNLTQDEESQLAQQLKSIGLKVIL
- a CDS encoding DUF2139 domain-containing protein, with protein sequence MGIIMARDLLLEGFIAHDEAGLGHHSFRCLYIGFHPKSKSMIIHDGHAAKVYSDGRLIYSYEKLGAQPRVAGDTHAAMANSRDLLFIGGWLKAPPGVLPNGLQDMRNKYSHIHMIDENNRVEVLWSRKWDNKIPPNHWYGEVTDLLYDGHEDSVYFTRADGHAELGLWRIELRDRKVEYLAEGTVYKMELKDDKIYATLFNPALMEDSAIVIYNMRDGSVNRVNEFEFALEPGRRMKIRRRGGQIIQLQNRLMAFYAGALIYIQPDKDKYTLFPLLETHNPEDGMPYHLGGVRSQKVYVYGIPIIAFNPWDHLKEPSARSDVTLLMRMDSVTPQVIASTGFISGMATDGENLYLGASHTNHTGVYAYRSGIGGVFTIPVDKILSKPLTPVRVWIWDGAYSRESSGLNGWFGGIPLRGFNRRRLKIHVSKQAKLTIAEYSLAAKVRAEEVQLKDGWNIMELDQYDDLVAFKLSEDNEISAEIILEP
- a CDS encoding helix-turn-helix domain-containing protein gives rise to the protein MQVNYLNLGRGFTYVEFDYIHRVDWTYRASNYEFNYNVLESYINEPENYALEFAILKVNNKATLKSILGIIRSDANVKEIIKTTPLNAGYPKRVSIVLKVKLDNSTRLKAYRLGGIEVKDIITNGVENWGFALPSLSEVNRLKQYLEMGGEIKEMRVRRVNADDLIYMTSYSKLTPFLSRGELRVLRTAYELGFFNEPREATLSKVADELGLSTTTVNYEIRRGIYKLLTLILRGGNQYYDY
- a CDS encoding ABC transporter substrate-binding protein, producing the protein MIRISKLILGVLALTTVILASILMESVTLPQYQLPSNKSFIILWVTPWGGTSNYSIPTWAIPGVVVWYQCNNPSASLSMVNQQVALIQRYLSQNRTVFINLMCELPNEWRGLLHYITIPQYLLVNLMNIDPGGRNLYIGFSEESACVNDPVCRATMVGIYKEVHALFPEAGLFYYASLRDLPDNVLALANEANLTLVGYDNYDYNYVNGTVVVPQYAISDMIYLEEHGYNGRFIMGELGLRVCDQEAYVYAWQNPYVGPVNCTAPAIYDSQILRQYEEEVHPTFIGIWAWNGPPFGVVDNPLMLEVISKYAETPNLQPITPPSGSIRLASWGLSFNPQGLMQLITNYTLSTGNYVIYSPISINGLMPNESTLLSIMNSSNPPNVIQVNGGPWLLTLALSGVRLLNLTSVASSMGMLSNGVEEVMLANMFNGTLLSLPINVYRGDLLYINVQLLREYNLPIPTTVEQLINDTEELANYGFTCVWVIPSGDNGQDQINLWQSLFLGLASEKYGPAVAARLMNELLYGTLDLRNSTVIQLINETNQYYLTITQYDCSGWQYMNWAEATSLLLQGAAVFQVGDSRLAGYALQQGTLVYPATAPYINNTSVNIIAEPFPGTEGVYVIDVDSAAIPINGNSMINLSERFVEFWASHAGELTWVNASGGCMTWRNTLINSTPLQGLNCIQLLNEPNYGFTVSLSDEGLLMKPYSYLTEGLLNLQNYGADYLTNFTEILMLIEETTYQEWVNASKSGLGYLGYFKHPFAQYLPPWVNPINYSMQSYTPWWILNETKKTTVTSISTSSALSTSSVTVTTTYVTTVTSMATSTMINTVTKALTTTVVSTVTIIKQTASALSWALIAVIVVIVIVVALILLHNKGL